The genomic DNA GCACGACTACCAGCTGATCATTAAGCATTTCTTAACAAAATAGAGGAACATAGCATCCCAAACACTTATGAGGAAGCTAAAGAAAGCAAAGAATGGTTAAACGTGGTAGACGATAAAGTGAGAGCCATGAAACGCAACCATACATGGGACGAAGCTGATCTTCCACCAGGAAAAAGGACAGTAAGCTCTAAATGGGGTTTCACAATCAAATACCTGAGCAATGGAGACATTGAAAGATATAAGGCTCGACTGGTGGCGCGTGGATTCACACAAACTTATGGGGAAGACTACAAGGACACTTTTGCACTAGTAGCCAAACTCCATATGGTAAGAGTCGTGTTATATCTTGCTACTAACCTATTTTGGGAGTTATGGCAGATGGACGTCAAAAATGCCTTCCTACAAGGAGAGCTAGAAGAAGAGGTGTATATGACACCTCCACCGGGTCTTAAAGACACCATTGCTCCTGGAAAGGTGTTGCGACTAAGGAAAGCTATATATGGTCTAAAACAATCCCCAAGAGCTTGGTGCCACAAGCTAAGCACTACACTCCTAAATCATGGCTTTAAGAAATCTCATATGGACAATACTCTGTTTACTCTCCAAAGTGCTGAAGGTACTGTTGTTGTTctcatttatgttgatgatttaatCATCTCTGGAGACAACAAAGAGGTATTAAAGAGATTAAGGCTCATCTTAAGTCTGTTTTCGATATAAAAGATCTTGGAgaacttaaatattttcttgggattGAAGTATGTCGCTCTCCAGAGGGTCTATTTCTTTCACAAAGAAAGTATACTCTTGACTAGTTATATGAGACAGGAAAACTCGGAGCTAAGCTAGTAGACACACCACTTCCTGATGGATACCAAGTtgagcgaaagggggagaggaAAGATCCACCTTATAAAGATCCCTCTCGCTACCGGCGACTGGTAGGTAAGTTAATATATTTGGCTCTAACTAGGCCTGATCTCTGCTATGCTGTGAACCAGGTGAGTCAATATATGAAAGCCCCTACAACGTATCATTGGAGCCTTTTGGAGAGAATCCTTCACTATCTTAAAGGGAGCCCTGGACAAGGaatttggatgggaaagaacgCTAACACTGAACTTGTGGGTTATTGTGATGCTGACTGGGGTGGTGACAAGACAGATAGAAGATCTATCACAGGCTACTGCACTTTCATCGGAGGTAATCTAGTCACgtggaagacaaagaagcaaaaagtggTCTCGATGTCAAGTGCAGAATCAGAATACAGAGCAATGAGGAAGCTTACAACCAAGCTCACATGGCTAAAGGCACTACTCGAAGACTTAGGCATCAAGACTTCCGCTCCTATCACTATGCATTGTGACAACCAAGCAGCTATCCACATCGCAACCAACTCTgtgtttcatgagagaaccaaacacaCTGAGTTAGACTGCCACAAAGTTCGAGAAAAGATTGAGGAAGGCGTTACTCTCCCCTGCTACACGCCGAGTGAAGATCAACTAACCGATATTTTTACTAAGGCTGCAagttgatatgctcaaattaatccctagagctactctctcaaataagagatcaatgtagtacttaggggtcggattccacaaggactctagattacacaataaattgtagagttttataattatgctaaacagattaaattaaaattcaaataacaatgcaaaatattaaataaaagctgttgtaaattcagaagatcaaaaagctaggcatagggaatttttcaggaaattacaaattattaaatcaagaaataaataggattcaagcaattaagaacagatctagaactctaaacaattctgtaaaataaatcagttctcactgcaaatattatctaaatttaaaaccagaaaatccaaatctctttgcaaaattctaggttaaaaatcagctttaaaaacaggtttaaattgttcaaaaaattattaaatcaaatctctttgcaagaaataattctgctcatcaaaatgttttatcaggaaaatcaattatattctcatatcaatttattttcctaggttattaattctaggtgatcaatcaaaaattaatatgaagaacaacctatgatgaagatctagatagatattgaatcctaaataaacagatctaataattcataaaaaccctgtgaaaaaaacctgaacctaacaagcaaactactcagacatattcaatgaagaacaagacatcattctgaataacatgcaatagatattaaaagagtaaagaaggagtttagaaattcttctctttacaaaggagttcagatctctctttctcccaaagctctcaggttgcagaaaataaaacttgctagaaaataacttaagggttctcaacacctaaaaatactatttatatgtccaaaaacacgtcagagacttgtcttgcaattatggaaaactttgggcaacttttgttaatcttccaaaacttgggtcttgagtcggcagacaggggtgtcgaccgacaccaaggtggtgttgatcgacactatCACTCTATGATTCGAATCCAACTTCATTTCCTCCAGATTATTGCTCCAAAATAATCCAAactgctccactttgctccattcatgctaaaatcctagaaaacctgtaaagactcaaaaacatcctacaaaacaaatcaaaagactctaaaagactctttatatcatggataaaaaccacaaaaactatgatatatcacAAGTCACAAGGTTTGCTCACATATCTATAGCAAACTTGGACTTGTGGACCTTACTCGTCCCTGATCAAAAATCCTCTCTCTCCGTGAtgatcacactctttttccctggATATAGTTTTGTCCTACTAAGTTTTCTATAtcaaggtttttaacgaggtggTATATCACGGAGATCCAAGTTTAGTCATTACTTCGACTaaacttgagggggagtattgatcaaggATATGAGATCAGTGACATGTGATCGAGTATCCGTACGACTGTCCGTACAAGTCACTAATGGGCTATGGACCGAATAAGAGAATTGTGAACACAGAGGCCTTATGAATATCAAGTGACATTGGAAGAGAAGGATCCAGAAGATAGGAATTGCAGACTGCCACAGAGAAGTCACATGTTGTCTAGATGAGCGAGATAGGCGAGTCAAACAAGGCACAAGTCGCTTTCAGTTGAGATGCTCTGTAACAAGTCTATGTTCAGTCCTTTTCATTCTTAATGTCTATGTAACGGCTATATGGTGCAGTAGTAGCTATATATGTCATGTAACCTACAATTGATTTTTGCTAATCTAAGAATTCTATTATGTTCTTTgttcattctctttctctttctctgaaaTTCTACTTCCGCAATTCTAACATGGTTCTCCATATCCCAATACTCCCGGCAAGCTCATACGTGGTAACACAGGTGAGATTGGACAAGTCTTCAATATAACGGCTTTATACCTGGCCGTCGGGTCATCATCGACTTTTATACCCGGTCATAAGGCATTTCTGGTCCCTATCACAAATGCAAAAGAACCCAAAAGTGTTTCAGAAGCTATGTGTGATGATAAGTGGAAGAATACGGTCGGCAGTGAAATTGGTTAACTCGAAGCAGCTAAGACATGGACACTCGAAGACTTACCAAAAGGTAAAAAGGCAATCGGGTGCCAATGGGTGTTTAAGATTAAACACAAGTCAGATGGAATGATCGAGCGCTATAAAGCGATACTTGTGGTCTTGGGAAATCGACAAATAGAGGGTGTTGATTATGGTGAGACATTTGCACCAGTTGTTAAGATGACCACAGTTCGTTCCTACCTTGCTGTAGTCACGGCTCGAAATTGGAAAGTACATCAGATGCATGTACATAATGCATTTCTTCACTATGACCTTGAAGAAGAGGTGTATATGACTTTGCCACCTGGATTTCCCTCACGTTTTAATGGTAAGGTCTGTCACTTACAAAAATCCTTGTACGGACTGAAGCAAGCTCCATGTTGTTGGTTTGCAAAGCTTGCTCAGTCTTTGGAGACCTACGGTTTTGTGAAATCTTTGGCAGATTACTCATTGTTCGTATATGAGAAGAGCATAATTGAGATAAGGGTACTTATCTACGTTGATGGTTTAGTGATTACAGGAAATAAGGCTCAATCGATTGTGGATTTCAAAAATTATCTTAGCACATGCTTTCATATGAAAAATCTAGGtgtgttaaaatattttttgggcatAGAAGTTACGAGGAGTCCACAAGGAATATATTTGAGCCAATGAAAATATGTTCTTGATCTTTTGGTAGTCACTGGAATGCTTGGATCAAAGCCGGTTACATTCCCGCTTGAACAAAATCATCGCCTTTTTGTAGCCGATAGTCTTGTTCAACCGGATCCTGCTTCATATCGACGACTGGTTGGAAAGTTGATCTATCTTGGTGTTACTCGACCCAATATTGCATATTCTGTTAATATTTTGTCTCAGTTTATGAAAGCTCCACTTGAAAAGCATTGGAATGCAGCTCTAAGGGTAGTTCATTATTTGAAAAGCAGTCCGGGACAAGGCATTTAACTTAGAGCTGATTGTGATCTTCACATCTATGGTTGGTGTGACTCGGATTATGCAACCTGTCTTTTGACACGACGATCTTCGACGGGTTGGTTCATACAGTTTCGCCAATCGCCAATTTCTTGGCGGACAAAGAAACAAGATGTTGTTAGTCATTCTTCTGTTGAAGCCGAATATAGAGCTACAGCGTGGACAGCTAAAGAGTTGAAATGATTAAAAGGTCTGCTTGTTGATCTTGGAGTTAAGTTGACACAACCTATGCATCTTTACTCTGATAAAATGGCTGCTTTGCACATTAGTGCTAATCCAGTGTTTCAAGAACGGAAGAATATGTAACAATtcatcccgtggaccccactagcctaccGCTAGCTTGCTCCCATAGACCCCAAGCTGGTCTTTCAGGACATCGATcataacccctcaccgtggaaaggaactcacatccaaatccaccagtaggttattggtgcgccaggcattcctcgaaccctggtcaccaccctttaacaaccttcccaccggacaagctgtcaccaattgacctgcaacTCACAGATATTTTCACTAAAGCCTTGGGGGAATGAGAGTTCGACGAATTTCGTGATATGCTGGGCATTTTGGATCTtcatgctccaacttgagggggaTAATGGAAAACATCCATAGTTACGGATGTGTATATattgtgtatattttatatttcctttttgtctAGATCTTTACTTGGTCAAGAATGTGAACTTGTATATATGTTCGACCTTCACGGTCAAGAGAAATACACAAAAATCTTTTCATCTTTCGATTCTTAAATTTATCAAGAATTAGTATTTGTCAAAATGAATTATTCTAAAGTatgtatttaataattaatttacttctcttttgtttgataaaaattaaaataaaattaaaataaaataaaaataaaataaaaataaaataaaaactttgaacAGAGACATATTTATATCTCTTTaaagaaaaatgagattttttaagattttttttaaaaaatcatttactTTTTAAGTTCTATGTAAGGAGTGTGGAACTTTTTcgaataaagaaacaaatatatttctcttaaaATGTAAAAGATTGTTTTCtatctataaaaaattattaagtatCAAAGTTTGGTCTTAAAATCTGGCTACTGACTGGTCGTTCGGATAAGTAATTATTCTAAGAACCAATCATATTTCAAACTTGTTATCCATAAAGATTTTCAAAAGTAAAACTATGTAATGTGGTCATTTTAGAGGTCTAAACACAATTATCATAACAGACAAAACAGTTTAAGCGCATTAAACACTTTATATAACTCATTCAGCCTATTTCTTCTAACTATTATAAACATATTCAGTGATGATGTCAAAATGACCCGACccattttcttttaatgtaaTAATTTACTAGtaatctcatactcactaacaacctaacatcaTTCTATTCAAATAGCGGAAACAACCAATATTAAACCAGAAATTATCAATAGCCAAaaccaataaattaaataatcaataaaccaatgaattaaataaaaatgaatcgGCAATGtcataaaacaaatcatcagcattctaatgacccaactctagaaACTTCCCAGAAGATAGACATCAACCAAACAATTTACTGAACACAAAATCAGAGAATCAGAAACTTAGATAAGTCATGCTTATGCAATCACCTTTCCAACAAAACTTTTTAGACAACCAATAACGAATCCAAGACCACAACAGGCCTCCCAACATGTCCTTAGCATTAGATCCCCACTCACAGGAACAAATTTCTCCAAAAAGTCTTAGAACTCTCAGGAAACTCACAAGAAActatttctctcttctcaaacTCTTTGGAGGACGAAAAGTGGCTAAAAGAAACAAGAGCCTTGGATTTTCTCCTTAAATATTCGAGCTCTAGGGTTTTCCACTAAACCGAGCCAAAAAGGAGAAATTAGAAACAGCCCTAGCACAAACCGCtaaatggtgtcgatcgacatcgtTTTTTGGTGTTTATCGACATCCAAACCGGAAATTTGATTTGTGGGTGTTGTGACGTATTTCGCTtccaaatataaattaaaacaggATATGAGTAAACAAGATggttatttaactatttatgctaattattatattttaatatcccctttttaataaaaaagaagtacacagcatagtttttgtagactttatatttttaataaatggttacaaatggttacaaatagattatagattaatctatatattaatattaatcggttacacctaaatattagggatattccaaattgataattgatatattaatggtaacaaataaaatcatggatatttCAAACTGTATATTCGGAAGATTTTAGTCCTATATCActttgtttccaaagatctttaaataaattactacaaatttattttccacagattttatcgatagaccacaacgttaaccaaagatagattatgaaattgatagattgattggttacaagttaaatagtgggttacaagatagattacgaaataaaatttaaccagtgttatagcacgggtaatTATCtagaaatattacaatataatacttacaaaatatatgtctttttcaagccttcatatttagcatgtgattttattgcataatgttttagccaaaacaaaattttaaaaaacaatcacataaattatattttatataaaaattacaatataaataaaacaaatttcaacATGTGCTCTAGCACGAGTCTTAATCTAGTTACCTTCTATTCTATAACGTGGGCTCCAGTTTAGAAATTGCGTTCACATTTCCTATTATTGATCTATATTGAAGAAATTGCTTACAAATATATCTTACATTATCTTCAAGTCTTTGAGACTCGGTGAAGCCTCAATTAAAACATCGTCGTCCTACAAACCACACTCAAACTAAACACCATTGTTATTAGACACAACATGGACATGAGACATTGAAACGACAAATAACACACCGAGACAGTATAGATGAGCGACTCAATCTCTATGGTGACCGGTGGGGATGGCACTCTGGCTTACTTTCTAGTGTAGTATGCATATATGGAGATATGAGTTTTAAAATGATAGAGAAAACATAAGATCAAAATCTCATTACAATCTGAAAAACCCTGCTTCAAGATACACCCATATGCTAGGAGCATCAAacaacatccaaaaaaaaaaattaaaagtaaagataaaTTCACTGAATCAATACAAAATCGATACTGACTCAGCTTCACTGTAGTTTCttgaatcaaatataaaaagcaAAGATAAAACAGGGTATCAGACTCCGGTGACAACCTTGACTTAATCCTCCTATTCACTCATCTCGTCCTCAGTGAGAAGCTCGTCCTCGGAGAGATCCCCGCAAAGCTCCCGTGACAAAGCTGCTGGATCAAGCTCCAAACAATCTTCTGGAACATTCTCACCTTCCTGACCAGTGAGCCTGTGATAGACCACCTGATGTGAGAACTTGAGCAGATCTTTGACTGAGAATGCCAACTGATCAGAATCGCGACGAAAGACAGCTTTGAATCCAGGGACCTTCACTAATGGCAAAACCATTACACCTACTTCCGTATCGAAGTCTTCAACCACTTCAACGACTTCAAACTCGTTccactcttcttcatcatcgtccCAATCATCTTCGTCTCCCCAAGATGGTGACCAGTTTGTATACAAAGCCCAAACATCACCTTTCGTAGGATAGATGTGAATAAACCCTTCAGCATCTTTTGTACACTTGAGTCTATGTGAGAATAGCTTGAGAGCTTTGGTGTTGATCATGCGTTCCCCGATTGAGAAGCGTCCGCTTGTCTTGGAAAAACCTGAATCAACCCACTTCATTGTAGCCGGTTCCTCATCGTTGGTAATATCCAGCCAAGAAATACTCAAGTTGAACGGTTCTTGAGAGACAACACTATGCACCAGTGCATAGAGTCGGGGCATTCCATCAACACCACCATAAGCAGCCCATACTTCGTTCTCTTTAAACGAACCTTCAACTCGGTCCTTGTCAAAGTCATAGAAATCATTATCTAGAACAAACTTAGATCGAAGAGGGCTTATCTCTTCAGCATCAACAGCACCAACAGCACCACCGTTATTGTCTTGAGAGGTAGATGCAGTCTTCTTAAGGCGTAGTTTGATTCCATTCCAAGCCTTTTCAGCAGAAGCACCTCCAATCATATTTGGAGTATTCTCGAGTCTGCCTCTATTTTTG from Camelina sativa cultivar DH55 chromosome 2, Cs, whole genome shotgun sequence includes the following:
- the LOC104752401 gene encoding uncharacterized protein LOC104752401, with product MDDIDMFLQNIRKNRGRLENTPNMIGGASAEKAWNGIKLRLKKTASTSQDNNGGAVGAVDAEEISPLRSKFVLDNDFYDFDKDRVEGSFKENEVWAAYGGVDGMPRLYALVHSVVSQEPFNLSISWLDITNDEEPATMKWVDSGFSKTSGRFSIGERMINTKALKLFSHRLKCTKDAEGFIHIYPTKGDVWALYTNWSPSWGDEDDWDDDEEEWNEFEVVEVVEDFDTEVGVMVLPLVKVPGFKAVFRRDSDQLAFSVKDLLKFSHQVVYHRLTGQEGENVPEDCLELDPAALSRELCGDLSEDELLTEDEMSE